The Gigantopelta aegis isolate Gae_Host unplaced genomic scaffold, Gae_host_genome ctg3567_pilon_pilon, whole genome shotgun sequence genome includes a region encoding these proteins:
- the LOC121392247 gene encoding LOW QUALITY PROTEIN: mitochondrial tRNA methylthiotransferase CDK5RAP1-like (The sequence of the model RefSeq protein was modified relative to this genomic sequence to represent the inferred CDS: inserted 2 bases in 1 codon; deleted 2 bases in 2 codons), with protein MNVNDTEVAWSVLSKAGYEKTLDLFEADVILAVTCAIRENAESKIWKRLELFKKIKQQRPRNLPPLRVGLLGCMAERLKEELLNTDKKVDLVAGPDAYRDLPRLLAVTETGQAAVNVLLSLDETYADIVPVRLNQSSPTAFVSVMRGCDNMCSFCIVPFTRGRERSRPMESILSEIRSLSDEVINKVTLLGQNVNSYRDLSSTDQSSSTHLSRGFSSIYRSKEGGRRFSDLLDKVAQVDPEMRIRFTSPHSKDFPDELLQVIQDNHNICNNIHLPIQSGSTRLLKLMRRGHTREAYLELADNIRSTIPGVTLSSDFIAGFCEETEEDHKESLSLLRTVQYDIAYLFAYSMRKKTHAYHRMKDTVPDNIKKRRLQELVDTFYSLAKLKNQKLIGSEQLVLVESTSKRSVNDLKGRTDGNHKVIFPSCPLPKDRGSTVTIPNXAGDYVKVKITSATSLTLRGTMEDKVTTDKDVDDETFVGDKRIEDITELVV; from the exons ATGAATGTCAATGATACTGAAGTTGCTTGGTCTGTATTGAGTAAGGCTGGATATGAGAAAACATTAGATCTTTTTGAA GCTGATGTTATATTGGCAGTTACTTGTGCAATAAGAGAGAATGCTGAGAGTAAAATCTGGAAGCGTTTGGAGTTATTTAAGAAAATTAAACAGCAAAGGCCTCGTAATTTACCTCCTCTAAGAGTAGGACTCCTTG GATGTATGGCTGAGAGATTAAAGGAGGAACTACTTAATACTGACAAGAAAGTTGATTTAGTTGCTGGTCCTGATGCTTATCGTGATCTACCAAGATTACTAGCAGTTACTGAAACTGGTCAAGCAGCTG TGAATGTATTGTTGTCATTGGATGAAACATATGCTGATATTGTACCAGTTAGATTAAATCAATCATCTCCAACAGCATTTGT GTCTGTGATGCGTGGTTGTGATAATATGTGTAGTTTTTGTATTGTTCCCTTCACACGAGGGAGAGAAAGGAGTCGTCCTATGGAGTCTATTTTATCTGAGATAAGATCCCTGTCTGATGAAGTAATAAAT AAAGTGACATTACTTGGGCAAAATGTTAATAGTTATCGAGACCTCTCTTCTACTGATCAATCTTCAAGTACCCACCTTAGCCGAGGGTTTTCATCTATCTATCGATCAAAAGAAGGAGGTCGACGATTTTCTGATCTTTTAGATAAAGTGGCACaa GTTGATCCAGAAATGAGGATTCGTTTCACGTCACCTCATTCCAAAGACTTTCCTGATGAG TTGCTACAAGTAATTCAAGACAAtcacaatatctgtaataatatccatctaCCAATACAAAGTGGTAGTACACGTCTACTAAAATTAATGAGAAGAGG ACATACTAGAGAAGCTTATCTTGAGTTAGCTGACAACATTAGATCTACTATACCAG GTGTGACTCTCTCTAGTGACTTTATAGCGGGATTTTGTGAGGAGACAGAGGAAGATCATAAGGAAAGTTTGTCTCTATTGAGAACAGTC CAATATGATATAGCCTATTTGTTTGCTTACAGTATGAGGAAG AAAACTCATGCTTATCACAGAATGAAGGACACAGTACCTGATAACATAAAGAAGAGACGATTGCAAGAACTAGTAGATACTTTCTACTCATTAGCT AAGTTAAAAAATCAGAAACTAATAGGATCAGAACAACTGGTCTTAGTGGAGTCA ACTAGTAAACGATCAGTCAATGATTTAAAAGGACGTACTGATGGTAACCACAAAGTAATCTTTCCATCTTGTCCTCTTCCCAAAGACAGGGGAAGTACAGTAACTATCCCCAA AGCTGGTGACTATGTCAAAGTTAAA ATAACAAGTGCTACCTCACTTACTCTTAGAG